From Humisphaera borealis, the proteins below share one genomic window:
- a CDS encoding ABC transporter permease has translation MPSFFAIRHDPSPGHSLLLKALSFLLPLGLWCLVSYVPGVWQPIVRVADPGESFFQSGVPVPRTDFEAANARLKAEGRQQMTGVGENPVYLPPPHKVAQAFYSAFTTPPLRKEDPWLHESLLHSLRIIMIGFGLSAIVGVPIGILCGTFGSVSRLVEPVVDFVRYMPPPVFGALAVAVLGLYDPAKLAIIFIGTVFCMIRVIANTTRQLDTALLEAAMTLGASRKRLLTGVIVPGILPNLYNDLRILLGAAWTLLTIAELIGALSGISYFIDRQGKYFKYDNVFAGIVMIGMLGLITDKLLTMIGAKLFPWQAKPAVGMWSEIWLLLRGFVPHRRGFEGSVPAGAGASIPEAMTVPTIADLAASLESAADPKPEDPEKPTRRADAATA, from the coding sequence ATGCCCTCATTCTTCGCCATTCGCCATGATCCTTCGCCGGGGCACAGCCTGCTCCTTAAGGCGCTGTCGTTCCTGTTGCCGCTGGGGCTCTGGTGCTTGGTGAGCTACGTACCCGGTGTCTGGCAGCCGATCGTTCGCGTCGCCGACCCGGGCGAGAGTTTTTTTCAGTCCGGCGTACCCGTACCCCGAACGGACTTTGAAGCCGCGAACGCCAGGTTGAAGGCCGAGGGCAGGCAACAGATGACCGGCGTTGGCGAGAACCCAGTCTACCTGCCACCGCCGCACAAGGTGGCACAGGCGTTCTACTCGGCGTTTACAACGCCGCCGCTGCGAAAGGAGGACCCTTGGCTCCACGAGAGCCTGCTGCACAGTCTGCGGATCATCATGATCGGGTTCGGTCTGTCGGCGATCGTCGGCGTCCCCATCGGGATTCTCTGTGGTACGTTCGGCAGCGTATCGAGGCTGGTCGAGCCCGTCGTCGATTTTGTCCGCTACATGCCGCCGCCGGTCTTCGGGGCGCTCGCCGTGGCGGTGCTAGGTCTATACGACCCGGCGAAACTCGCGATCATCTTCATCGGCACGGTCTTCTGCATGATCCGCGTGATTGCCAACACCACGCGGCAACTCGATACGGCATTGCTGGAAGCCGCGATGACGCTCGGCGCAAGCAGAAAGAGGTTGCTGACCGGCGTGATTGTGCCAGGCATTCTGCCGAACCTTTACAACGACCTGCGTATCCTGCTTGGTGCCGCATGGACGCTGCTCACCATTGCCGAACTGATCGGCGCACTGTCGGGCATTAGCTACTTCATTGATCGCCAGGGCAAATACTTCAAGTACGACAATGTCTTTGCCGGTATCGTGATGATCGGCATGCTTGGTCTGATCACCGACAAACTGCTCACGATGATCGGTGCCAAATTGTTCCCCTGGCAGGCGAAGCCGGCGGTCGGGATGTGGAGCGAAATTTGGCTGCTGCTGAGAGGATTTGTGCCGCACCGCCGGGGATTTGAAGGCTCCGTTCCGGCAGGAGCCGGTGCGTCGATTCCCGAAGCGATGACCGTACCGACGATAGCCGATCTCGCGGCATCTCTAGAGTCAGCGGCCGACCCGAAGCCTGAAGACCCGGAAAAGCCGACACGGAGGGCCGATGCTGCAACAGCTTGA
- a CDS encoding urea amidolyase associated protein UAAP2 — protein sequence MATDYDFTIPARAPWSHVLKKGQTLRIVDLEGNQAVDCILYSAADPAERYSSCETVVAQKNIFLNVGTVLMSNEGNPMMTIVADNCGRHDTSGGACSCESNTLRYGHHTKHQHACVENFIYELGQHGLGKRDMVSNINWFMNVPVEADGALGIVDGISAPGKFLELRAEMDTLVVISNCPQINNPCNGFNPTPVRVTIS from the coding sequence ATGGCTACCGATTACGATTTCACCATCCCCGCCCGAGCACCCTGGTCACACGTTCTGAAGAAGGGCCAAACCCTTCGCATCGTTGACCTTGAAGGCAACCAGGCAGTCGACTGCATACTTTACAGCGCGGCCGATCCTGCCGAGCGTTACAGTTCTTGTGAGACGGTCGTCGCGCAGAAGAACATCTTTCTCAATGTCGGGACGGTGCTGATGAGCAACGAGGGCAATCCCATGATGACGATCGTCGCCGACAACTGCGGCCGGCACGATACCTCCGGCGGTGCCTGTTCCTGCGAGAGCAACACCCTCCGCTATGGCCACCACACCAAGCATCAGCACGCTTGTGTAGAGAACTTCATCTACGAGCTGGGCCAGCATGGCCTCGGTAAGCGGGACATGGTCAGCAACATCAACTGGTTCATGAATGTGCCGGTCGAGGCCGACGGTGCCCTTGGCATCGTTGATGGCATCAGCGCGCCCGGAAAGTTTCTCGAGCTTCGTGCCGAGATGGACACGCTGGTGGTGATCAGCAACTGCCCGCAGATCAATAACCCGTGCAACGGTTTCAACCCGACCCCGGTGCGAGTGACGATCTCGTAG
- a CDS encoding RrF2 family transcriptional regulator, protein MFSQTVEYALRVMTHLAVQEGPVTTRQIAVATKVPEGYLAKVIQTLGRAGLVHSQRGLHGGSVLGRAAADITIFDIVNAIDPVQRIHTCPLGLKSHGVNLCPLHKRMDAALDMVEQAFKDSTLAELLAEPTRSRPLCDIEFAEATPSFTAKLTEVAKK, encoded by the coding sequence ATGTTTTCGCAGACTGTCGAGTACGCGCTTCGGGTCATGACTCACCTGGCTGTTCAGGAAGGGCCGGTGACCACGCGCCAGATCGCCGTCGCCACCAAGGTGCCGGAAGGCTACCTTGCCAAGGTGATCCAGACACTCGGACGCGCAGGGTTGGTACATTCGCAGCGCGGTCTGCACGGCGGTTCGGTTCTGGGGCGGGCGGCCGCGGACATCACCATCTTCGATATTGTCAATGCGATCGACCCGGTTCAGCGGATTCATACGTGTCCGCTGGGTCTTAAGTCGCACGGTGTGAACCTTTGTCCGCTTCACAAACGCATGGACGCCGCCCTCGACATGGTCGAACAGGCGTTCAAGGATTCCACCCTCGCCGAGCTCCTCGCCGAACCCACCCGCAGCCGCCCGCTGTGCGACATCGAGTTCGCCGAAGCGACGCCATCGTTCACCGCGAAACTGACCGAAGTAGCCAAGAAGTAG
- the uca gene encoding urea carboxylase: MFTKVLIANRGEIACRIIRTLRKLGVASVAVYSDADVQSQHVILADEAVKIGPAPAAESYLRGNLIIEAAMATGAQAIHPGYGFLSENHEFAAMCDDAGIAFVGPTPDQMKAFGLKHTARELAMKAGVPMAPGSGLLESPEAALAAARKIGLPVMVKATAGGGGIGMRLCRAESELTEAFAAVQRLGKANFKHAGLYLEKYIENARHIEVQIFGDGKGHVAALGERDCSAQRRNQKVIEETPAPGVSDELRHQLFAAAVKLGKTVNYRSAGTVEFILDDDTGRFYFLEVNTRLQVEHGVTELVTGVDLVEWMLRVAAGEPPAALYAPPKPAGSAIQVRLYAEDPGKNFQPSPGVLTDVRFPTEARVDTWVVTGSEVSGFYDPLIAKIMVHAPSRPEAVGKLRSALGATRIAGIECNLEYLRTILDTTTFTEGRTTTRFLGTLAFAPWAIEVLKAGTQTTVQDSPGRLGYWAIGVPPSGPMDGLAFRIGNVLLANPEGAAGLELTVSGPTLRFNVDTIIAVCGADMRGTLDGVPVPLWMPVEVRAGMTLDFKAVQGPGARTYIAFAGGLDVPDYLGSKATFTLGKFGGHGGRALRAGDVLRVADDGRSVTQKEARREALLASYVPHPSLLPQYTSAWEVSVLYGPHGAPDFFTPEDIEMLFSTAWKVHHHSDRTGVRLIGPHPTWARADGGEAGLHPSNIHDNAYAVGTIDFTGNLPIILGPDGPSLGGFVCPATIIQADLWKLGQFKPGDTIRFKRVTQAVATTLEAMQDEEIHSLNPVIRNEPAVDIARRHSSARLQQHIYSGGFAVRNTIESPVLHSLPASANGPAVVYRQDGDKCLLVEYGPLQLDLNLRFRVHALMTHMQAHPLPGIINLTPGIRSLHIHFDSRELRLFRLMDALLAAEAALPDIEHTEVPTRIVHLPLSWDDPACQLAIEKYMQVVRKDAPWCPSNLEFIRRINGLGSIDDVKKIVFDASYMVLGLGDVYLGAPVATPVDPRHRLVTTKYNPARTWTAENSVGIGGAYLCVYGMEGPGGYQFVGRTCQMWNPYRQTTDFVDGKPWLLRFFDQIRFYPVTAQELLKIREDFPAGRYKLKIEHQTFRLRDYNQFLTDNRDSIGAFKSTQQAAFDAERRRWDELGLANFSSEPPDDAVGGTDVAVASGSEPVFADVPGNVWKVEAKVGDRVTAGQKLAILESMKTEIPVPSPIDGVVTEVFCREGRFVSAGQLMFGVKP, translated from the coding sequence ATGTTCACCAAAGTCCTCATTGCCAATCGCGGCGAGATCGCCTGCCGAATCATCCGGACACTTCGCAAGCTGGGCGTTGCTTCGGTCGCGGTCTATTCGGATGCGGACGTACAGTCCCAGCATGTCATCCTCGCCGACGAAGCGGTCAAGATCGGACCTGCGCCGGCGGCCGAAAGCTACCTGCGCGGCAATCTGATCATCGAAGCGGCGATGGCGACCGGGGCACAGGCGATTCATCCCGGCTACGGTTTCCTGTCGGAGAATCACGAGTTCGCGGCAATGTGCGATGACGCCGGAATTGCGTTCGTTGGGCCGACGCCCGATCAGATGAAGGCGTTCGGCCTCAAGCATACGGCGCGAGAGCTCGCGATGAAGGCAGGTGTGCCCATGGCGCCGGGTTCCGGGCTGCTCGAATCGCCGGAGGCTGCGCTTGCTGCCGCCCGGAAAATCGGACTGCCGGTCATGGTCAAGGCCACTGCGGGCGGTGGCGGAATCGGCATGCGGCTGTGCCGCGCCGAGAGCGAACTGACCGAAGCATTCGCTGCCGTCCAGCGCCTCGGCAAGGCGAACTTCAAGCACGCCGGGCTATACCTTGAAAAGTACATCGAGAACGCCCGCCACATCGAAGTGCAGATCTTCGGTGACGGCAAGGGTCATGTGGCGGCACTCGGCGAACGAGACTGTTCGGCGCAGCGTCGCAATCAGAAGGTCATCGAAGAAACGCCCGCCCCGGGCGTCAGCGATGAGCTCCGACATCAGCTGTTTGCCGCCGCGGTCAAGCTCGGGAAAACGGTCAACTATCGGTCAGCGGGCACCGTCGAGTTCATCCTTGATGATGACACCGGCCGCTTCTATTTCCTCGAGGTGAACACGCGACTTCAGGTCGAGCACGGCGTGACCGAGTTGGTTACCGGCGTAGACCTTGTCGAGTGGATGCTTCGCGTTGCCGCCGGGGAGCCACCCGCCGCGTTGTACGCGCCGCCAAAGCCCGCCGGTTCGGCGATTCAGGTGCGGCTGTATGCCGAGGACCCGGGCAAGAACTTCCAACCGTCGCCGGGCGTGTTGACCGATGTACGTTTCCCAACCGAGGCCAGGGTCGACACCTGGGTCGTGACCGGCAGCGAAGTCTCCGGGTTCTACGATCCATTAATCGCCAAGATCATGGTCCACGCGCCGTCGCGACCCGAAGCGGTAGGGAAGCTGCGATCAGCGCTCGGTGCGACGCGAATCGCGGGAATCGAGTGCAACCTCGAGTATCTGAGAACGATTCTCGACACGACGACGTTCACTGAGGGACGAACCACCACCCGCTTTCTCGGCACGCTAGCATTCGCGCCCTGGGCGATCGAAGTGCTCAAGGCCGGCACGCAAACGACAGTCCAGGATTCGCCGGGCCGGCTCGGCTACTGGGCGATCGGCGTGCCGCCGTCGGGTCCGATGGACGGGCTGGCGTTTCGGATTGGGAATGTGCTTCTGGCGAATCCCGAAGGTGCCGCCGGACTTGAGCTGACCGTCTCCGGGCCGACCTTGCGATTCAACGTCGACACGATCATTGCCGTCTGCGGGGCCGACATGCGGGGTACGCTCGATGGCGTACCGGTGCCGCTCTGGATGCCGGTCGAGGTCAGGGCCGGCATGACGCTCGACTTCAAGGCAGTGCAGGGGCCCGGCGCGCGAACGTACATCGCGTTCGCGGGCGGCCTGGATGTGCCCGACTACCTCGGCAGCAAGGCAACGTTCACGCTCGGAAAGTTCGGTGGGCATGGCGGACGGGCGCTGCGCGCCGGTGACGTGCTGCGCGTCGCCGATGACGGCAGGTCCGTGACGCAAAAGGAAGCCCGCCGCGAAGCATTGCTGGCGAGCTATGTTCCCCACCCGTCATTGCTGCCGCAGTACACCAGCGCGTGGGAGGTGTCGGTTCTCTACGGTCCCCACGGCGCGCCCGACTTCTTCACGCCGGAGGATATCGAGATGCTCTTCTCGACCGCGTGGAAAGTGCATCACCATTCCGATCGCACGGGTGTCAGGCTCATCGGCCCGCACCCAACGTGGGCCCGCGCCGACGGCGGCGAAGCCGGGCTGCATCCTTCAAACATCCACGACAACGCCTACGCCGTCGGTACCATCGACTTCACCGGGAATCTGCCGATCATCCTGGGCCCCGACGGTCCCAGCCTCGGCGGGTTTGTTTGCCCGGCAACGATCATCCAGGCCGACCTCTGGAAGCTCGGGCAGTTCAAGCCCGGCGATACGATCCGCTTCAAGCGGGTCACACAGGCCGTGGCGACCACGCTCGAAGCGATGCAGGACGAGGAGATTCATTCGCTGAATCCTGTCATCCGCAACGAGCCGGCCGTTGATATTGCCCGCCGACATTCGTCGGCGCGACTGCAGCAGCACATCTACTCCGGGGGCTTTGCCGTCCGGAATACGATCGAGTCGCCGGTGCTCCATTCACTTCCGGCGTCCGCCAACGGGCCTGCGGTGGTTTACCGCCAGGACGGCGACAAGTGCCTTCTGGTGGAGTACGGGCCGCTCCAGCTCGACCTGAATCTGCGATTCCGGGTGCATGCGCTGATGACGCACATGCAAGCCCATCCGCTTCCAGGCATCATCAACCTGACACCGGGCATCCGTTCGCTGCACATTCACTTTGACAGCCGGGAACTGCGCCTGTTCAGGCTGATGGATGCGCTTCTCGCTGCCGAAGCCGCGTTGCCCGATATCGAGCACACCGAGGTCCCGACACGCATCGTTCATCTGCCGCTGTCGTGGGACGACCCGGCGTGCCAGCTGGCGATTGAGAAGTACATGCAGGTGGTCCGCAAGGACGCACCCTGGTGCCCGAGCAACCTTGAGTTCATCCGTCGAATCAACGGCCTGGGATCGATTGACGACGTGAAGAAGATCGTGTTCGACGCCAGCTACATGGTGCTCGGCCTGGGCGATGTTTACCTCGGGGCACCGGTCGCGACACCGGTTGATCCGCGGCACCGGCTGGTTACCACCAAGTACAACCCGGCCCGGACCTGGACCGCCGAGAACTCCGTCGGCATCGGCGGGGCGTACCTTTGTGTGTACGGCATGGAAGGGCCCGGAGGTTACCAGTTCGTCGGGCGAACGTGCCAGATGTGGAATCCCTATCGCCAAACAACCGACTTTGTCGACGGCAAGCCCTGGTTGCTGCGGTTCTTCGACCAGATCCGGTTCTATCCGGTTACAGCCCAGGAGCTACTGAAGATACGCGAGGACTTTCCCGCCGGCCGGTACAAGTTAAAGATCGAACACCAGACCTTTCGCCTGCGCGACTACAACCAGTTCCTCACTGACAACCGCGATTCGATCGGCGCGTTCAAGTCCACCCAACAGGCGGCGTTCGACGCCGAGCGGCGTCGCTGGGACGAACTGGGTCTTGCCAACTTCTCGAGCGAACCACCCGACGACGCCGTCGGCGGCACTGATGTCGCGGTCGCGTCCGGGAGCGAGCCGGTCTTTGCCGATGTGCCCGGCAATGTCTGGAAGGTCGAGGCAAAGGTTGGCGACCGCGTCACCGCCGGGCAGAAGCTGGCGATCCTGGAATCGATGAAAACCGAGATTCCGGTGCCGTCGCCAATTGATGGCGTCGTGACGGAGGTTTTCTGTCGCGAAGGCAGGTTCGTGTCCGCCGGGCAACTGATGTTTGGTGTCAAGCCTTGA
- a CDS encoding ABC transporter ATP-binding protein, which translates to MLQQLDLPSYKEKEPAVAERFERIYARPVVLEARSVSRQFESARGPVDALRDINFNVHRREFITVIGPSGCGKSTLIRILAGLDHPTSGQILLDGKPVSGPGPDRGMVFQGYTLFPWLTVKKNVMFGPISKGLGPTRAEQDAMQWIQMVGLEKFADHYPHQLSGGMRQRVAIARSLANQPRILLMDEPFGALDAQTRSQMQGYLQQIWQNVDVTILFITHDLDEAVYLADRIIVLAAHPGRVNEIIEVPVPRPRSPQQFMDPRFLATRARISELIHPPGEHREEKLPLIRMTLATDDVL; encoded by the coding sequence ATGCTGCAACAGCTTGACCTGCCCAGCTACAAGGAGAAAGAGCCTGCGGTTGCCGAACGATTTGAACGCATCTACGCCCGGCCGGTGGTCCTGGAAGCACGATCGGTGTCGCGACAATTTGAATCGGCGCGCGGCCCAGTGGACGCCCTCCGCGACATCAACTTTAACGTTCATCGACGGGAGTTCATCACCGTCATCGGACCCAGCGGCTGCGGGAAGTCGACGCTCATCCGAATCCTCGCGGGACTCGACCATCCGACCAGCGGGCAGATCCTGCTCGACGGTAAGCCGGTGAGCGGCCCCGGACCCGACCGCGGAATGGTCTTTCAGGGTTACACCCTGTTCCCGTGGCTGACCGTGAAGAAGAACGTCATGTTCGGCCCCATCAGTAAAGGGCTCGGGCCCACGCGTGCCGAGCAGGATGCGATGCAGTGGATTCAGATGGTGGGCCTCGAGAAGTTCGCCGACCATTATCCGCATCAGCTTTCCGGCGGGATGCGGCAACGTGTCGCGATTGCGCGATCGCTGGCGAATCAGCCACGAATCCTGCTGATGGACGAACCGTTCGGCGCGCTCGACGCCCAGACCCGAAGCCAGATGCAGGGATATCTGCAGCAGATCTGGCAGAATGTCGACGTCACGATCCTGTTCATCACCCATGACCTGGATGAAGCGGTATACCTGGCGGACCGCATCATTGTGCTGGCGGCGCATCCCGGGCGAGTGAATGAGATCATTGAGGTCCCTGTCCCCCGGCCCCGGTCGCCGCAGCAGTTTATGGATCCTCGATTCCTCGCGACCCGGGCAAGAATCAGCGAGCTCATTCACCCGCCGGGAGAACACAGAGAAGAGAAACTGCCGCTCATTCGAATGACGCTGGCGACCGACGATGTCTTATGA
- a CDS encoding urea amidolyase associated protein UAAP1: MQSQLSDPYKAREHARAQAGTKVRAMPTIPASAATDLPAGVSAGDVVWDETLAGGEYAARILKRGSRLRLTNLDGDGCINLLVFNADRPIERINVADTVKVQWNAYVGKGGLVLSDMGRVLLSIVEDTCGQHDTFCGCSNVRSNAKKYGTGDNFGPFPNARDRFLLALLKYGLGKKDIPANINFFKGVKVETDGALTFNPRSSKPGDYVELRAEMNVLVAIANTPHALDPRPQYTCTAVRLTAWRGEQTPADDPIRNASPENLRAFENVEDYFLM; this comes from the coding sequence ATGCAAAGCCAACTCTCCGATCCCTACAAGGCGCGCGAACACGCCCGCGCACAGGCCGGCACGAAGGTGCGGGCGATGCCGACGATTCCGGCATCGGCGGCGACCGATCTCCCGGCTGGCGTATCGGCCGGCGACGTGGTCTGGGATGAGACGCTCGCCGGCGGCGAATACGCCGCCCGTATTCTCAAGCGTGGTTCCCGTCTCCGGCTCACCAATCTCGATGGCGACGGCTGCATCAACCTGCTCGTTTTCAACGCCGATCGTCCGATCGAGCGCATCAATGTCGCCGACACGGTCAAAGTGCAGTGGAACGCGTATGTCGGAAAAGGCGGCCTGGTCCTTTCAGACATGGGACGGGTGCTGCTGAGCATCGTCGAAGACACCTGCGGGCAGCACGATACATTCTGCGGTTGCTCAAACGTCAGGAGCAACGCGAAGAAGTACGGAACTGGCGACAACTTCGGCCCTTTCCCCAACGCCCGCGATCGCTTCCTGCTCGCTCTGCTGAAGTACGGTCTCGGGAAGAAGGACATCCCGGCCAACATCAATTTCTTCAAAGGCGTGAAAGTGGAGACGGACGGCGCGCTGACCTTCAACCCTCGCAGCAGCAAACCGGGAGACTATGTCGAGCTTCGCGCCGAGATGAACGTGTTGGTAGCAATCGCCAATACGCCACACGCGCTCGACCCGAGGCCCCAATACACCTGCACCGCCGTTCGCCTGACTGCATGGCGTGGCGAGCAGACGCCAGCAGATGACCCCATCCGAAATGCTTCCCCGGAGAATCTTCGGGCATTTGAGAACGTCGAAGACTATTTCCTCATGTAG